The nucleotide sequence TCAACTAAACACTGTGTCATATCAGACTGTTCAAAGGTAGAGGGAGAGGGCTTTGGCAATGGTTCAGCATGGTATCTTATGCACAGTAGTCCGAGGCAATGCTGCCGGATTCAGGGATAGAGGCGAAGAAAAGGGTCTGACAGGATAACACCAGAATTGAGGACTGAGGTGCATCTGGCAGGAAGGAAGAGAAAAATGAAGCCAAAAAGGGGTGGAGCCAAAGAGAAGAAAGAGCCAGGTGGAGCCTTAAAAGGGTCATGAAGTTAGAAATcgaaattcccttgatcttttgacatatatgGGCTCACTGTATCATAAAAGCAAGTTATAGAACTCAATACattcttgttagtctaaaaacagcttatattgaagccagtcTGCTAAAACAACGTTTGTGGAATGTAGGactctatgatgtaatagtgtgctTAAACACCACCTCCACAGAAGATGATCAACGCCTGCTACTACgccatcactgcctgtttagccccgcccaccgattcacgCACATAGTGTAAATAGATCGCAGATCTACActtacctaaaggattattaggaacacctgttcaatttcttattaatgcaattatctaatcaaccaatcacatggcagttgcttcaatgcatttatggctgtggtcctggtcaagacaatctcctggactccaaactgaatgtcagaatgggaaagaaaggggatttaagcaattttgagcgtggcatggttgttggtgccagacgggccggtctgagtatttcacaatctgctcagtttctgggattttcacgcacaaccatttctagggtttacaaagaatggtgtgaaaagggaaaaacatccagtatgtggcagtcctgtgggagaaaatgccttgttgatgctagaggtcagaggagaatgggcgactgattcaagctgatagaagagcaactttgactgaaataaccactcgttacaaccgaggtatgcagcaaagcatttgtgaagccacaacacacacaaccttgaggcggatgggctacaacagcagaagaccccattgggtaccactcatctccactacaaataggaaaaagaggctacaatttgcacaagctcaccaaaattggacagttgaagactggaaaagtgttgcctggtctgatgagtctcgatttctgttgagacggtcagatggtagagtcagaatttggcgtaaacagaatgagaacatggatccatcatgccttgtaactactgtgcaggctggtggtggtggtggtgtgttggtgtgggggatgttttcttggcactctttcggccccttagtgccaattgggcatcgtttaaatgccacgacccacctgagcattgtttctgaccatgtccatccctttatgaccaccatgtaccactcctctgatggctacttccagcaggataatgcaccatgtcacaaacctcaaatcatttcagattggtttcttgaacatgacaatgtgtgtttgtatgtgaaaGATCATTTTACAAAACACCATTTGTTATTTGTGAAAATTATAGGAccattttttaagaaacattaacTAATAGCATATAGTATTCAAGACACTGATTGCACTATGACAACTGAAGAATAACAAATCAGCAGGTCCATTTGAAGAACATGAGTTCATATTTCCATAGTGCTGAAGATGAGCCAATGATGAAGTACTTCCTGTGTCAGCTGATGACATCACTGTCCAACATCTTTAATAAGTAATCTCAGAGCCTTGAACTTTctgaaacaactgaaaaacactgaaaaaaaagggtTCTCTAAACATAATCAACACAAATCAAAAGTCAACCCAACACATATCAGATCCTATTTTTCACAtttgacatttgaaatcagtatTATTTTAACTCATGGCATTATATTAAGTACTTGGGTTTTGGCCATCTCTTAATGCTTTAGTTCtgtaaattttgtcattaaattcCACTGTTATATAATAAGTTTCAATATTTCTGCATCCAAGTTATTTGTATCGACGAGATATCAAAATATTTGATGCTGTTTCCAAATAAGCTGGACCTAattattaaactatatatatatatgagacctCAAACCTAGTGTGATTAATTGTtcatgtttcaaatgtttaatcattattattatttattgtgttttttacaGAATGTTAAAGAGGATGAAGTGGTGTATGCAGGGGTTGTCACTAGAAGATGATCAAACTTCTTCACACAGATCAGTTTAAACAGCAAAACaattttcagtcttttaattttgCCCAATAAATATCTGTgccaaatgcaagtaaaaagtGGTAACTAATTCTAGCAATGCATAATTGTAAGAACATGATATGAAGCCGTGGCCATTAATCGTAAAGactgcaatttaattaaattttttctgtGTTTAGATTTGAGCGTGGCACTGAGTTCATTTACACGAGCAGCTCATGAACCAGTAAATACTGTGTCACACAAACTCTCCTCAAGTGCACttggtttgattgacagctttaagttaaaatgactaaaatattaTGTAAGCTTATGCTGGTCACTCATCAGTGGACTTTCCTCGTCAATAGAGGCTATATTTTTCACACTTTTCTCATTCTCACTAATTcaagtttttataaaaatgaaccTCTGAAGGGaactgattgtcttcagaaaagttttgatCGCATTTTAATTTTACCCGataaagtttaatttattagctgagctgctttgtttacagctgttaccagGGAAACCAGTATATTTCTGATGTTCCAAAAGCACCTCCTATTGGCAGAGAATGAATGAGCATTTTcgcattgaacaagagtgaatagtttgtccaggttttttttaatttttttattgtcatcACTGTGAAAAGCCAGAATAatcatccatcaacagaaacatacatTAGCCGAAACCTGTTTGTTTTATGTGTTAGTTATAGCAAACCAGTTTACAGATGCTTGTCAGATTTAAGGTAAACCACGGTCCTAGTGCGTGCCAAACCGGTTCAGTAATGTTGAAAAAATGCtttcctttcttcctttcttATTTTCATAATGTCTGCTTTGTTGTTTTGCAGTATTTTCTTGATACATTGTTTAAGCTGTGTTATAAAAGCCATAAACTATAAATCCAGGATGAATGGTAATGGTAATTGTAAGTGGCCAAATTTAATACTTTAAGTAGCTCGAGGGATGCTGGACGGAGCTTGTAAATGGACGTACACACTTGGAGTACTATTGTCCACACAAGATGTTAAAATGCTCATTGTTGTAAGATTCTTCATTTCCATTCAGGCAAGAATGCAAACAAGCAGTCAGTAAATCCACCAGTCCTTTACCTTTACAACGACATGCATAGCGTGGTACAAACACCCTGTGTGCACCTTTCCTTACCTAAAAGAAGGTTCCCGCTCATATTTTGTTAACAATAAACCAAGAGTGACCCCTACTGgacatatatatgtacataacaATTTAAAGCAAAGACCGAGATTGCACTTACAGTAATTTTCCGCAAAACTTTTTAACTTACCATTACTGGcataaaattatcattttttcGTATGtagattaaagggatacttccccacaaaatgcaaattttgtcatgaatcacttgcaaacccataaaagctttgttcatcttcagaactcaatttaagatattttggatgaaaacagggaGTCTCACAGACATATTTGTCTACCAGATAATACCCGAATGACACAATGAATGCAGtgtcttaaaatcctgtaaacgctaaggatattcagtgaaaatactttgcagtgttttacaaataactacatatgcataaaacacatttctttcttGGCAAATCGCGATGGCTTGCATTGTTCATTGGTCAGCCATCGAccaataaaatgtcttcattCGCACCAAAGCCCCGTCCCCAGCTCAAAAGCACAAGTGAGCTTTTCAACAGGAAAACCGCAAAAAGAGTCAAGCAAAGTCAAATGTCAAAGCGCTAGCGTTTGACCTTGTACTGTTGTACGTGTGTAGCGAAACTGAAAAAAGTGCAAAAGTAAATATGTCGTAAACATTTGTGTAAcgttatgtcattttatttttgtgaatgtcATTCtacatatttgtaattattaatctACAACTTCCAATTCAAAACACTTAAGTGTGTGTGCAAACTGAAAGATTAGGCTTGACACATCAGAGCTGTGACTGTTAATTTCAGCTTGAAAATACAAATGCAGTTCTCACATTCAGATTTTCAACCTCTCAAGTCAAGCTACTACCTCcatatttattcaacaattcctctcctcggTGTCTCTCCAAATCAGTGTAGCACCATTTAGGCAAATCGCAGGAGGTGtaacgctcttctgtgtcagccgcactGCGCTGTCGTAGCACTGTTTTCATTCAAACCAAAGCCGTAAACAATGCATCCTTGTCGCGCGGCTCATACGCCATCTGCGTacagctcagatttgccaaaatggCGCTGCTGTGTTTTGAAGAGACACGAGAtggattgttgaataaagtcgttatttttgttttcttcgtgtacaaaaagtattctcgtcgcttcataagaTTACGGTTCAATCACTGgaggcagatggactattctgacgatgcttttcatgcttttctggaccttgacagtgttacttacttggcagtctatgaaACACTCTCAAGCCctccggttttcatccaaaatatcttaaattgtgttccgaagattaaCAATATTGACAAaagttttacgggtttggaacgacatggggtaagtgattaatgacaccattttaattttggggtggatttCATCCCTTATATCCCCATATAATTAGGAGGGAGATTTTTACAGCTCTTATTTGATCTACACGCaaattttttacagcatttaaacAGAGTTTATTCACAGACAGCTTCTGTTCCAGAGTTAGTTCACTTCAGCCAGCCTTAGCGCAGAACATTACAATTACATTgcctattatgtatatatatatatatatatatatatatatatatatatatatatatatatatatatatataattcaaatatgattatttcttttattggcaTATAGAGTTatctgtataaattataaaacaccatgacaaggtaatgtttaacgtatatattattatttatgacattttatattaACTAACATGGAGAGGCTTTTTCTTAGCGTatgataaatgcataaaataagacaaaataaaaataaactgtttttttttttttaagtaaatcaaaTTCATAATTCCAAGTGACTATTTATAACTACAAGTGATAAAAATagctattatttataataataataataatttataataataaaccttTAATCAAGATTTTACtctaaaatataatcatataataataaatcaggCGTCGGCAACCTTTTCGGCATGACGTGCCAACTTTAACATTAAACTGACGCTTTGCACTTTGATTCTGTGAACAGTAAACCccgcctactttgatttgattggccatctcagttATTTTGACATTGACGAGCGCTGTTAGACCGCTGAGGATTTGATCTGAAGCGCCAAGTATGTGCAGCGACTAGTGCAACTTAATTCTCATactttaatagtttttatagttCCTATCAGTTCCTTtgtgactatgagaagttattaCCTCAGAATGTACGTCAGTATGCAGTTTTCGCTATCGCTCGCGTGCCAGCGTTCATCCCTCTGCGTGCCACTGTTGGCACACGTGCTGTAGATTGCCGACCCCTGGCCTACATCATCTGATGGATGCTACTTCAGAGATTAACGTTTATAAAAgttgtaaatatggatatttttcttacaaaatgcATCGCTTCACTTCGGAAGGCATTTATTAATCCGTATACCTtcattttagctacatttaaataaaatgttgaaagttagtcaactaaatttgttcatttaaatatagctaaaataaattgatttcaaGTTCAATGTACAATAACGCAGTGTCTTACCTCACAATGGGACTTTCAGCAGCTGCTCAGACttgtttttatcaatgttttctgtaaaaaaaaaaaaaagaaaaacacacagacaattaaacactaattttgcTTAATAAAGATGGTTTTTCTGTAAAATTCTTATCTGTAGGTGATACTTGCCCTTGCTAGATCTCCTGCAACGATAGTTAATCACACCAAGAATAGCAGCTGTAGCCAGCAGCAACACACCAACACATATTCCAGCTATAAGACCTAAAGACAGACCTGAATTAAGAAAAGAGACATTAGTGTGAGTGAATCTGACAGTCTGTTGTACAGTATTCACTGGATATATTCTCTTTATGGAGCCTCTCAAAGATCCTATAGAGATCTGAAAGTTTTtgaaattattgtttattaaatacattGCTAAATCTTTtgattgatatatttcaaataagatatttaagattacagtcagttaaaaataaataacattatatataaaataacagttaTAATACTAACAATAAAATCATTGCTGACAAACCTGAATATAACTGACAGAGATCAATTTGGGAGGAATATGTTGGAGGCGGTCACTCTTTAGAACAATGTGCCTTTATAAATGAACTAGTATTTGTTCTGTGATCTattgtacataaataaaaaaagaagggaGGAAAAAACATACTGCTTTCATGCTCTTGTTCCTTGTCCCCATTGTATGATACTTTGTTGGGTTTGTCAGTACTAGAGAGAAAGGCTGGAAAACACAAGGGAatgataatgaataaataataaaaaataaaacacagttatttttatttagtattatttttaattcatttatttttcttaagccatttatatttatttgtagctGCAGGAAAACCTTTCCAAACAAGGAACAAACCACCTACAGTGTCCTGTTTCTAATATCAGCTGTTATTGTGGAATAAGGAACATCATTAGTCAAAGTGATCAATTCTAATTTTATTTCTGATAAAAAGTCTTAGAGGaccaaattataatatttttaataccaTCTAAATGTCCACATTCAAAGAATTGCTGAGTTTAAccatatttgtttgtaaaatgcaGCATGTGAGTGAATGGCTGAATCCCTGAATGACTGAATTATACTCACCAGTGACAGACACACTTAAAGTTTTTATGGCTTCGCCGATGTTGCTCATTTTTCTGGTGATTTTTGTGCCGTCACACTTGCTGTTTCGATTCAAGCTTTGGCTGGTTCCCGTGCTCTTGCTTTGGATGAAATTTGCTTCATAACGTCCAGCGTGTTGAGATGTGATAtctgtgatgatcagagatccagtctcaTAGTCCACATCCAGTATGTCTCTGAATATCCCTCCTTCACCATAATACAGACAACTCTTACTGGGATCTCCATTGATCAGAGCTATCAGAGTATTGTTGAAATACCACAGCATCTTGTCACGTTGTTGTTTGGTTACTCCTGTGCTTAGAGTCACATTGtgtccctccatcactgacagcAAGTTCAATCCAGATGTGTCAGCAACCAGACCTGGAGACCGTGACAAACAATATTTTTGACTTTCTTAATTTAATTGTTTGTCGTTTAAATGGCAAAAGATGATTTCGGTGAATACAATCACAGAAGATGGGATTTACTGTTCTACATTTTTCATGGGGAAAAGAAAATGTGAGGTAAGATAATCGCAgataaacatttaatacattaactacTTGAACACTTTATCATCTATTTAGTCAACCATTGAAGGTCATATTAGTGAAGTGAAACTGAAGCTGGAATCATTTCTTTGAATATCAGAGCAAAACTTTCGTTTTCTGTTTGACTCTTATGTTTAGAGTGTACACTCAATTGGTGAGTTAAGTTGAAAGTGACAGTGAAACTGACAGtgaatacagccaagtatggtgacccatactcagaattcgaaTACGATCCGAGCAGCAACATTCCGctccccagacagcaagcagtttcggcccagatccagcccacatctggcccgtgtGAAATCCATGttggccagatgtgggccggatctgggccaaaactgcttgctgtctgggtgtCTCCAAACgccaaacatttttaataaagcattctatttaCAGACAAGCAGGTTATGGGAGGAAAATGCTTAACGCGTTGCGTTtgtattctgtcatcatatattcTTGTCTCTGAGTAGAatgctttaataataatttgtttactgagtttggtctttttaaaacatttttaatgtataaagCCACGTACTTTCACATTAAGTGTTTAAAAATGTCCCTAATTCTTTTGTGAATTCGATTGGTCTAGAAGATTAAACTTGCAGCAGCTAACATCTCgtgattcaataaatcagacatAGTGAGACAAGTTAACAATTAAACACCTGCTTTATAATAAAGGCTTTGTAAAACTGCACAGCGTTTTTGGCTTTTTAAACAACTCTGTCTTACACCAACTTCGCACACATTTCCTTTCATGAATGTCTATGAAAGACGatcgaaccaatcagagtaggtgtGGGGCGGGGCTACACGTGCAACCCCGCCCCAGGTGCAACCCCGCCTCGATttgcaggctgcagccgggtgtaCTTGCAATCAGTCCTTACTTGGAGTTAGATCGCtctatttaaatttagattttatacTAACCTATATACAGTgtagaaagagacagagagagagaaagagattgccagagacatttatttaagaaaatatcaCATGCAATTTAATTCAAATGACTTACCAtcaacaagaaaaacaaacaaagtgaGCACAAGGTAGCCTCCCATGATTGCAGTGGATGTTCCCCTGATCGATCAGTTAAATCtgtaataacaaaaaagaaaagtaataaaaaaggtAGAAGTTATGCTGGTGCCGTTGTTGCTGTATAAAGAAAGCGATAGTAACTTGCTATTATTGTAGGTATGTAAGATGggggaggagagaggaggagggtGTTTAtcgtgtttttattatattagttttcTGTTCGTCAACTCATAGTAATAAGCAAGTTAAATATCTACAATGCAATTTTGTTATCGCTGCTGAAAGCTATCATACACCTGCTCGTATGCCGGTTTTAGCTTGTGCAACTATTGTCAGCTTTTAACGTTTGAGCATTTATCAGCTGGTTATTCAGGGAGACCATCGCCAGCCTAAACCTGTAGATCAATGTATTAATGATATTACGTATGAAACAGAGGCTAAATCCATAAAGAGTTTCATTTCCATTTCGAGGCTCGTTTCTCAGAAAATCACGTAATCTACGGCTAAGTTTACTTTCGTTTTGTTTAAATGCCTTGAAGGCGAAGAACCTTTTCCGCCCCCGCTATGGTTGCACAATACAgacgatattttttttttttaaaccacattaaATTCAAACACGCCCATAAgaaaatgttctttctttctttctttctttctttctttctttctttctttctttctttctttctttctttctttctttctttctttctttctttctttctttcttctaacGAAGAGAATGAACGTGATCAGCAATGCGCGTAGTTGATGTGTCAAAGTGAAACATTGTGTGGTCACGTTTATCTTCAAAGAAATGTGTGAGCAGATTGGATGGAAACCCGCTGTGTTTTACTGGATGCGAGTTTATGCGTGTGGGTCAGTAGTAGGTTAGG is from Carassius gibelio isolate Cgi1373 ecotype wild population from Czech Republic chromosome B22, carGib1.2-hapl.c, whole genome shotgun sequence and encodes:
- the LOC127987117 gene encoding uncharacterized protein LOC127987117 — translated: MGGYLVLTLFVFLVDGLVADTSGLNLLSVMEGHNVTLSTGVTKQQRDKMLWYFNNTLIALINGDPSKSCLYYGEGGIFRDILDVDYETGSLIITDITSQHAGRYEANFIQSKSTGTSQSLNRNSKCDGTKITRKMSNIGEAIKTLSVSVTAFLSSTDKPNKVSYNGDKEQEHESSLSLGLIAGICVGVLLLATAAILGVINYRCRRSSKENIDKNKSEQLLKVPL